In one window of Candidatus Avedoeria danica DNA:
- a CDS encoding EamA family transporter: MISGTTLGLVAALGTAIGWTGTALFFSASGRRVGSEAVNLTRLLIAIALLGAAHWLLVGAPVPIDADAERWRWLAVSGLTGLVVGDIALFEAYVLLGPRLPSLLMALAPILGTLFSWGLLGERLALLQVAAIVLTVGGVAIVVAERTPGGRGADDARLFTRGVVLGLVGALGQAAGLVASKRAMVGDYSALSATLGRILIAAVILWLLAFVRGRIPHVVRAWRDRRALALITAGAVCGPFIGIWLSLYAVREAPVGLASAVMAISPILVLAVEAARGRHVTGQAVVGTVVAVGGVGMLFAVG; encoded by the coding sequence TTGATCTCGGGGACGACGTTGGGCCTCGTCGCGGCCCTCGGCACCGCGATCGGTTGGACGGGCACGGCGTTGTTCTTCAGCGCGAGCGGCCGGCGGGTCGGCTCCGAAGCGGTCAACCTCACGCGGCTGCTCATCGCGATCGCCCTGCTCGGCGCCGCGCACTGGCTGCTCGTCGGCGCACCGGTGCCGATCGATGCCGACGCGGAGCGCTGGCGGTGGCTGGCGGTGTCCGGCCTGACCGGCCTCGTCGTCGGCGACATCGCGCTCTTCGAGGCCTACGTCCTTCTTGGGCCGCGGCTGCCGTCCCTGTTGATGGCCCTCGCGCCGATCCTCGGCACGCTGTTCAGCTGGGGGCTGCTCGGCGAGCGCCTGGCGCTGCTCCAAGTGGCCGCGATCGTCCTGACCGTCGGCGGCGTCGCGATCGTCGTCGCCGAGCGGACGCCCGGCGGGCGGGGCGCGGACGACGCGCGGCTCTTCACGCGGGGCGTCGTGCTCGGGCTCGTCGGCGCGCTCGGGCAGGCGGCCGGGCTCGTCGCCTCGAAGCGGGCGATGGTCGGCGACTACTCCGCGCTCTCCGCGACGCTCGGGCGGATCCTGATCGCGGCCGTGATCCTCTGGCTGCTGGCCTTCGTCCGCGGCCGAATCCCGCACGTCGTCCGCGCCTGGCGGGACCGGCGGGCGCTGGCGCTCATCACCGCGGGGGCGGTCTGCGGGCCGTTCATCGGGATCTGGCTCTCGCTCTATGCGGTGCGCGAGGCGCCCGTCGGGCTGGCGTCGGCCGTGATGGCGATCTCGCCGATCCTCGTGCTGGCCGTCGAGGCGGCGCGGGGGCGGCACGTGACGGGGCAGGCGGTGGTGGGAACGGTGGTGGCGGTGGGCGGGGTGGGGATGTTGTTCGCGGTGGGGTGA
- a CDS encoding DinB family protein: MTAPAVETPAAPAALDLLRTMLAYEVALNRRVWDATATLSPEAFVAPVDYGHGSIRNHLVHLAMVDIGWLHGLRGGERKARPPVDEFPDRAAVAPLVERSLAAVEAFAAGLTEADVAAQPIPGLPLATWQILLHVCNHGTDHRAQLLRLIHEAGGETFEQDLLFHWMAGA; this comes from the coding sequence ATGACCGCGCCCGCTGTCGAGACCCCCGCCGCACCCGCCGCGCTCGACCTCCTCCGCACGATGCTCGCCTACGAGGTCGCCCTCAACCGCCGCGTCTGGGACGCGACGGCCACGCTCTCACCGGAGGCCTTCGTCGCCCCCGTCGACTACGGCCACGGCAGCATCCGCAACCACCTGGTGCACCTGGCGATGGTCGACATCGGCTGGCTGCACGGCCTCCGGGGCGGCGAGCGCAAAGCCAGGCCGCCGGTCGACGAGTTTCCGGACCGGGCCGCCGTCGCCCCGCTCGTCGAGCGCTCGCTGGCGGCCGTCGAGGCGTTCGCCGCCGGGCTGACCGAGGCCGATGTCGCGGCGCAGCCGATCCCCGGCCTGCCGCTGGCGACGTGGCAGATCCTGTTGCACGTCTGCAACCACGGCACGGACCACCGGGCACAGCTGCTGCGGCTGATCCATGAGGCGGGGGGAGAGACGTTTGAGCAGGACTTGCTGTTTCACTGGATGGCGGGGGCATGA
- a CDS encoding ABC transporter ATP-binding protein: MTANVDLEDMVELATARPPSTWWMAAKLGLAFPRMWLADAVAWGIVWASPLAVGIVLKNVLDGLTSAEPLAALPWGIGALVAFAALRLGAIVGGIWVNMTFVNHVAVLLRANVMDRLLARPGALPLPEPPGKTVSRLRDDVRDIMWATEWTVDLVGMCTVGIVSLIVLVRVDAVITALVFVPLIGVVWLVHRLRSRLMHYRDAARIATAQVTGFLGETFGAIQAVKVAGAESPVVARFDRLNETRRTAAMADTLFSALLNSVFVGVVNLGTGLILLMAAYRMRSASLSVGDLALFVFYIGVVADSTFAFGNLLARHKQAGVSRDRLTRLLDGEPAESLVAPRVLDLGDRPPVPAVVARRGADRLDDLSVHGLTYRHPTTGRGVSDIDLHVSNGEFVVITGRIGAGKTTLVRALLGLLPPQAGEVRWNGRAVAIDDLHAWMVPPRVAYSGQVPRLFSDTLRDNLLLGHAAGDDALAVALHTAALDADVAHLDGGLDTRVGPRGVKLSGGQLQRAAAARALVRTPSLLVFDDLSSALDVETEAELWRRLFARAGDRATADLASSQASPTRNGGRHHAVDPVDDGATAGPPTCLVVSHRRPALRRADRIVLLAEGRVEGVGTLDELLAVSGEMRALWAGEGEGDDFT; the protein is encoded by the coding sequence ATGACCGCGAATGTCGATCTGGAAGACATGGTGGAACTCGCGACGGCGCGCCCGCCGAGCACGTGGTGGATGGCCGCCAAGCTCGGGCTGGCGTTCCCGAGGATGTGGCTGGCCGACGCGGTGGCCTGGGGCATCGTCTGGGCGTCGCCGCTGGCCGTCGGGATCGTGCTCAAGAACGTTCTCGACGGGCTGACGAGTGCCGAGCCGCTGGCCGCGCTGCCGTGGGGCATTGGCGCGCTCGTCGCGTTCGCGGCGCTGCGGCTCGGCGCGATCGTCGGCGGGATCTGGGTGAACATGACGTTCGTCAACCACGTGGCCGTCCTGCTGCGCGCCAACGTCATGGACCGCCTGCTGGCGCGCCCCGGCGCGCTGCCGCTGCCCGAACCGCCCGGCAAGACCGTCAGCCGGCTGCGGGACGATGTCCGCGACATCATGTGGGCGACGGAGTGGACGGTCGACCTGGTCGGCATGTGCACCGTCGGCATCGTCAGCCTGATCGTCCTCGTCCGGGTCGACGCCGTCATCACGGCGCTCGTCTTCGTGCCCTTGATCGGCGTCGTCTGGCTGGTGCATCGGCTGCGGAGCCGGCTCATGCACTACCGCGATGCCGCCCGCATCGCCACGGCGCAGGTCACGGGCTTCCTGGGCGAGACGTTCGGCGCCATCCAGGCCGTCAAGGTGGCCGGCGCCGAATCGCCCGTCGTGGCGCGCTTCGACCGCCTGAACGAGACGCGGCGCACGGCGGCGATGGCCGACACGCTCTTCTCGGCGCTGCTGAACAGCGTGTTCGTCGGCGTCGTCAACCTCGGCACGGGCCTGATCCTGCTCATGGCCGCTTACCGCATGCGCTCGGCATCGCTGAGTGTCGGCGATCTGGCTTTGTTCGTCTTCTACATCGGCGTCGTGGCCGACAGCACGTTCGCGTTCGGCAACCTGCTGGCGCGCCACAAGCAGGCCGGCGTGTCCCGCGACCGCCTGACGCGCCTTCTGGACGGCGAGCCGGCGGAGTCGCTCGTCGCCCCGCGTGTCCTCGACCTCGGCGATCGGCCTCCGGTGCCGGCGGTCGTCGCCCGGCGCGGCGCGGACCGGCTCGATGACCTGTCGGTCCACGGCCTGACGTACCGCCACCCGACGACCGGCCGCGGCGTGTCCGACATCGATCTGCATGTCTCAAACGGCGAGTTCGTCGTGATCACCGGCCGCATCGGCGCCGGCAAGACGACGCTCGTTCGCGCGCTCCTCGGGCTGTTGCCGCCGCAAGCGGGCGAGGTGCGATGGAACGGTCGGGCCGTGGCGATCGACGATCTCCACGCCTGGATGGTCCCGCCGCGCGTGGCCTACAGCGGCCAGGTGCCGCGCCTGTTCTCGGACACGCTGCGCGACAACCTCCTCCTCGGCCACGCCGCCGGCGACGATGCCCTGGCCGTCGCCCTCCACACCGCCGCGCTGGACGCCGACGTCGCCCACCTGGACGGCGGCCTCGACACGCGCGTCGGTCCGCGCGGCGTCAAGCTCTCCGGCGGTCAGCTCCAGCGCGCCGCCGCCGCCCGCGCGCTCGTCCGAACGCCAAGCCTGCTCGTCTTCGACGACCTGTCGAGCGCGCTGGACGTCGAGACCGAGGCGGAGTTGTGGCGGCGGTTGTTTGCGCGGGCAGGGGATCGGGCGACAGCCGATCTCGCCTCCTCACAGGCGTCGCCAACTCGCAACGGCGGTCGGCACCATGCCGTCGACCCTGTGGATGACGGCGCGACGGCCGGACCGCCCACCTGTCTCGTCGTATCCCACCGCCGGCCCGCGCTCCGCCGCGCCGACCGCATCGTGCTGCTGGCCGAGGGGCGGGTCGAGGGGGTGGGGACGTTGGACGAGCTGCTGGCGGTGAGCGGGGAGATGCGGGCGCTGTGGGCGGGGGAGGGGGAGGGGGACGACTTCACTTGA
- a CDS encoding acetyltransferase, translating into MPPDAITPEDRIAAARDELFAEHQHLRGLGRPLTAVEQARLDALARAVTLVGEGLAVLGWQRPPGADAAAAGVALRDGAWALSAPGLEGELRLEAEGGRLSLDLFTAGVAPSTERRFEASVASAPGVVVRPGQALVAAIGQDEGGRTATGTVQWTATSATEASVTVRLDAPLGALVAGRSVVLAARWQRAALRTLAIEVVREEGVAALPTWHDAAGSAVTVESSLATAGVATVIATNPATVPSTATGWDESQLHGLMTRFAAATTTRRDWHLHLLLLGACRDPRVFGIMFDAGIDDANGLPRQGAAVFTAPIAGHVAGPERKTVQTVVHELGHALNLAHRFEAEIARSDSTSFMNYDWRYLGGNQRVRFWQDFGFTFDPDELAFLHHGPWPAVVPGGLPFHSARYWQPTDNAAPFQPAERSTGLALTLVPPATGTVFSYAQPVYLSAELANHGGAPRDLPSFYLDPKAGYLRIYLRRLDGTDRGPTDAFPSAADVAERASSGAAPAAGLFAPRGAMVFQPIVLRDYELDAGDPAADQLPDGATISANLNLTFGAAGFSFAEPGTYEVTAVLVVPDAARGVEEVTASEPLTIRISFPHSPDEERDALLLLTRDVGTWMALGGSDVLTDATAAVETVRKRRMGRRRKVTDPTVAYIVRAEAINASREFVTYDDGDFAVRRSDPDKAARLLDRLADEALEAFDPSTRAATRRLARRMGQGSTSG; encoded by the coding sequence ATGCCACCGGATGCCATCACTCCCGAGGACCGGATCGCGGCCGCACGCGACGAGCTGTTCGCCGAGCATCAGCACCTGCGCGGCCTCGGCCGACCGCTGACGGCCGTGGAGCAGGCGCGTCTGGACGCGCTGGCCCGCGCGGTGACGCTCGTCGGTGAGGGGTTGGCCGTGCTCGGCTGGCAGCGGCCGCCCGGTGCCGATGCCGCTGCCGCCGGCGTTGCGCTGCGCGACGGGGCGTGGGCGCTCTCGGCGCCGGGGCTCGAGGGCGAGCTGCGGCTCGAGGCCGAAGGTGGCCGGCTCAGCCTGGATCTGTTCACGGCCGGCGTTGCCCCGTCGACCGAGCGCCGGTTCGAGGCATCCGTCGCCAGCGCGCCCGGCGTCGTGGTCCGGCCCGGCCAAGCGCTCGTCGCCGCCATCGGCCAGGACGAGGGCGGGCGGACCGCCACTGGCACGGTGCAATGGACGGCCACATCGGCGACCGAGGCCAGCGTCACGGTCCGCCTGGACGCGCCGCTCGGTGCGCTTGTCGCCGGGCGCTCGGTCGTCCTCGCGGCACGGTGGCAGCGGGCGGCGCTGCGGACGCTGGCGATCGAGGTCGTGCGCGAGGAGGGCGTCGCGGCGCTGCCGACATGGCATGACGCGGCCGGTTCGGCCGTCACCGTCGAGTCCAGCCTGGCGACGGCCGGCGTGGCGACGGTCATCGCGACGAACCCGGCGACGGTCCCGTCGACGGCCACGGGCTGGGACGAATCGCAGCTGCACGGCCTGATGACGCGCTTCGCCGCCGCCACGACGACGCGGCGCGACTGGCATCTCCACCTTCTCCTGCTCGGCGCGTGCCGCGACCCGCGCGTCTTCGGGATCATGTTCGATGCCGGCATCGACGACGCGAACGGCCTGCCGCGCCAAGGCGCCGCCGTGTTCACCGCGCCGATCGCAGGCCATGTGGCCGGCCCGGAGCGCAAGACGGTGCAGACCGTCGTCCACGAGCTGGGCCACGCGCTGAACCTGGCCCACCGCTTCGAGGCCGAGATCGCCCGATCGGACTCGACTTCGTTCATGAACTACGACTGGCGCTACCTCGGCGGCAACCAGCGTGTGCGCTTCTGGCAGGACTTCGGCTTCACGTTCGACCCCGACGAGCTGGCGTTCCTGCACCACGGTCCGTGGCCGGCGGTCGTGCCCGGCGGCTTGCCGTTCCACAGCGCGCGCTACTGGCAGCCGACGGACAACGCCGCGCCATTCCAGCCGGCGGAGCGGTCGACCGGTCTCGCGCTGACCCTCGTCCCGCCGGCCACGGGCACGGTCTTCAGCTACGCCCAGCCCGTCTACCTGTCCGCCGAGCTGGCGAACCACGGCGGCGCGCCGCGCGACCTGCCGTCCTTCTACCTCGACCCCAAGGCCGGCTACCTCCGCATCTACCTCCGCCGTCTCGACGGCACGGACCGCGGCCCGACGGATGCCTTCCCGAGCGCCGCCGATGTCGCCGAACGCGCGTCGTCCGGCGCCGCCCCCGCCGCCGGCCTCTTCGCGCCGCGCGGCGCCATGGTGTTCCAGCCGATCGTCCTGCGCGACTACGAACTCGACGCCGGCGATCCGGCGGCCGATCAGCTGCCGGACGGCGCGACGATCTCGGCCAACCTGAACCTGACGTTCGGCGCGGCCGGCTTCAGCTTCGCCGAGCCCGGGACGTACGAGGTGACGGCCGTGCTCGTCGTCCCGGACGCCGCGCGCGGCGTCGAAGAGGTCACGGCGTCCGAGCCGCTGACGATCCGGATCAGCTTCCCGCACTCGCCCGACGAGGAGCGCGACGCCCTGCTCCTGCTCACGCGCGACGTCGGAACGTGGATGGCCCTTGGCGGCAGCGACGTGCTGACGGATGCCACGGCGGCCGTCGAGACGGTGCGCAAGCGCCGGATGGGCCGCCGCCGCAAGGTGACCGATCCAACGGTGGCCTATATCGTCCGGGCCGAGGCGATCAACGCCAGCCGGGAGTTCGTGACGTACGACGACGGCGACTTCGCCGTCCGGCGCAGCGATCCCGACAAGGCCGCCCGGCTCCTCGACCGGCTGGCCGACGAGGCTCTGGAGGCGTTCGACCCGAGCACGCGGGCGGCCACGCGGCGGTTGGCGCGGCGGATGGGGCAGGGGAGCACCAGCGGTTGA